A region of the Pirellulales bacterium genome:
AAACGCGTCGTTCTTGCGTCAGGTGCAACAGGTAGGCCCGGACTTGCTCTTGGCTGAGTCGTTCGGGCGACTGTCGATAGTGCCGCGCCAGGCCCACGACGTGGCTGACATACGAGCGAATGGTGCCCGCGGAACGGTTGCAAAGTTGTAGATCCTGGATCAGACGCTGGCGAAGAGGAGTCATGGGAGTGCCCTTCTGGAAGTGCCGGAGACGGGAATCGCGCTCACCTTCCCAGCATGCGCGGACCTCCACACGCGCGCGCAAGTCGTCAAATTCGGTATCTTCGTTACCACCGGACCAGGGCTTTCTGACGACCCGTCATGCAGCTTGGCGTCATCACTTCCATCGCCCCCCGCCTGCGGGCTCGCCACCGCGCAGCGGTTTAGTCCAATTTGCAATAACGGGAAAAACCCGAGGGATTTCAGCATCTCGTAGTTCCGCGGTGGTATGTTTCCGGCGCGGGCTTCCGGCATCGTGCGTCATTCTGGCGCGGCGTTGGCTTGCGCTGCTTTACGTCTCGCCACGGTCCATCCGCCACTCCCACGCCTGGGTGGCGCAGGCCATGCCGCTGGCTCGCCCGGCGGTTGCTGACGCGGGCTGTCTACAGAGCGGCCGCTCAAACCAGCCTCCGCCGGGCAAGCCGGCGGCGTCCGCTCGGAACCAAACCATTCTTGTGTTCTATCTCGCGACTGGCTTGGGATTGGATCAGTTGCAGGCGTCCGCCTGCTTGGCTCCCCGTGTTCTACCGCGCCGTTGGCTTGGGACCGGATGTTTTTCGACTTCTCACCGCAGCCCGAGGAACGCCGGCGGGCTGCTTCGCCGCACGGACAAAAAAATTGCTCAAAGAACAGGCAGCCAGAGGACCACTACGCACATCATTTGAGCAGCAGCCATGCGCTCGCGGCCCCGTGCATGGGAACCGTTCTTGACTCGCCGGCCTCAATCCATCAACATTCAGTGATGGATTGACCCGCCTCGCCGGCACCCCACAGCCCACCGCGTGCCCGGCGAAAACGCTTGCCTACCTTTTGACTTTCACCAAGACGTTGATGGCCGTCGCGCCCACCGTACCCGCTGGCGTTGTTTTTCGCCTTTGGCGATGCTGCGCCGTGATGGGCGTGGCGGTTGCCGCACTGGCGTGTGCGTTGCCCCTGCTGCGTCGCCCGCCGGCGGACCTGCCGGAAATGACCGTCGTCCATCGCGGCGACGTGGTGGCCACGCTCGATGTCGAGGGCAATGTCGAAAGCGCGCACAACTTCGATATCACCTGCCGGGTGAAGGGCGGCAGCACGATTTTGTGGATTGTGCCCGACGGCACTCACGTGAATCAGGGCGATGAGCTGGTGCGGTTCGATTCGTCGGCCATCGAAGATTTGCTGAGCCAGCAGGCGATCGTCGTCGAACAGGCACGGGCGGCC
Encoded here:
- a CDS encoding phage integrase N-terminal SAM-like domain-containing protein, with protein sequence MTPLRQRLIQDLQLCNRSAGTIRSYVSHVVGLARHYRQSPERLSQEQVRAYLLHLTQERRV